In one Nicotiana tomentosiformis chromosome 6, ASM39032v3, whole genome shotgun sequence genomic region, the following are encoded:
- the LOC138894919 gene encoding uncharacterized protein, translated as MDTFNGNHFNLDIDLISLVLIPHLEASIRYKIKECITSVHYEYGHTITKRKAFLGRKRAFEIVYGNCDKSFAALPRYTAALQYFNPGTDIEWKLERSPKKSEYIFNYVFWAFKPAIDDFSHCRPVISIDGTHVYGKYDIKLLIAVAVDANGQIFPLTFAICANESQETWTLFLNHLKEHNLPAWQEPYAYHRYCVRHLKANIQKVHPNKDLHDLMWMAATEHQEHKFRRHMESIRQEDERAYGWLIRHELDKWTLHADGEKIWGILTTNVSESFNGLLKSGRGLHVTTMVRMSFKLMAERFVERDAAATSLMERGVEFMPLSMKKFEKYRRRANWYLFLQYNHNRNVF; from the exons atggacacattcaatgggaatcatttcaacttggatattgacttgatttctcttgtccttattccacaccttgaagcgtccataaggtataaaATCAAAGAGTGCATTACATCAGTCCACTATGAATATGGTCATACTATTACCAAAAGAAAagcatttctcgggcgcaaacgtgcgtttgaaattgtttatggtaactgcgataagtcatttgcagctcTACCTAGGTACACGGCCGCACTACaatactttaaccccgggacggatattgaatggaagcttgagcggagtccgaaAAAATcagaatatatattcaattacgtgttctgggcatttaaaccagcaattgatgatTTTTCGcattgtcggccggtaatatccatagacggcactcatgtctatggaaagtatgatatcaagctcttgatcgccgttgcagtagatgctaatggacaaatatttcctctaacttttgctatttgtgccaatgaaagtcaAGAGACGTGGACGCTGTTTTTGAACCATTTGAAAGAGCAC aatttgcctgcatggcaagaaccttatgcctaccaccgttattGCGTGAGGCACCTGAAGGCTAATATCCAGAAGGTACATCCCAACAAAGATCTGCATGATTTGATGTGGATGGCAGCAACAGAACACCAAGAGCATAAATTCCGGAGGCAtatggaatctatcaggcaggaagacgagagAGCCTATGGTTGGTTGatacgacatgagcttgacaagtggactttgcatgcggatggtgaaAAAatatggggaattctgactacaaatgtgtcagagtctttcaacgggttattgaagtcgggAAGAGGATTGCATGTCACTACCATGGTGCGCATGTCCTTCAAGCTGATggcagagaggtttgttgaaagggatGCAGCTGCAACATCATTGATGGAAagaggtgttgaatttatgccactgtCGATGAAGAaatttgagaaatacaggcggCGAGCAAATTGGTATTTATTTTTACAGTATAATCACAACAGAAATGTTTTTTGA
- the LOC104101436 gene encoding LRR receptor-like serine/threonine-protein kinase SIK1, with product MVPFFVFFTPLLFVLKNSFFVHGILDPIDFLALQAIRKGLDDLPGSNYFASWDFTSEPCNFAGVYCDGDKVIALNLGDPRAGSPGLTGTLDPSIGKLSSLAEFTVVPGRITGALPESLSQLKNLRFLGVSRNFLSGDIPASLGQLRELQTLDLSFNQLTGNIPWAIGALPALSNVILCHNHLSGSIPPFVSQRLTRLDLKHNELSGTLLPMSLPSSLEYLSLSWNQFTGPVDFLLTRLNQLNYLDLSLNRFTGCIPGILFTFPLTNLQLQRNLFTGPILPISQVGIPTVDISFNRFFGEISPLFSNVQNLYLNNNRFTGQVPAVLVDQLLSAGMQVLYVQHNFLTGIEINPTVEIPVSSSLCLQYNCMIPPVQTACPLKAGKQKSRPTDQCVEWKGQKGDKTNNITG from the coding sequence ATGGTACCATTCTTTGTATTTTTTACTCCATTACTTTTTGTTCTTAAAAATAGTTTCTTTGTACATGGGATTTTAGACCCTATTGATTTCTTGGCATTACAAGCTATTCGAAAAGGCTTAGATGATTTACCCGGTTCGAATTATTTTGCTTCTTGGGATTTCACTTCTGAGCCTTGTAATTTTGCTGGAGTTTACTGTGATGGAGATAAAGTGATTGCATTGAATCTTGGTGACCCGAGAGCCGGGTCACCAGGTCTAACCGGAACTTTGGATCCTTCTATTGGAAAACTTTCTTCTCTTGCTGAGTTTACTGTAGTTCCGGGTCGGATAACCGGTGCATTACCCGAAAGTTTGTCTCAGTTGAAGAACTTAAGGTTTCTTGGAGTTAGCCGGAACTTTCTCTCCGGCGATATTCCGGCGTCATTAGGCCAGCTCCGGGAGCTACAAACTCTTGATCTTAGCTTTAATCAGTTAACTGGAAATATTCCTTGGGCTATTGGTGCACTTCCAGCATTGTCCAACGTTATACTTTGTCACAACCATTTGTCCGGTTCGATCCCACCTTTTGTATCTCAAAGATTAACCCGTTTAGACCTTAAACATAACGAACTTTCTGGTACTCTTTTGCCTATGTCGCTTCCTTCTTCTCTTGAATACTTGTCATTATCATGGAACCAGTTTACCGGTCCAGTTGATTTTCTGTTAACTCGGCTGAACCAGTTGAACTATCTTGATCTTAGCTTGAACCGGTTTACCGGCTGCATTCCCGGGATTTTGTTTACTTTTCCACTCACAAATCTTCAGCTACAAAGGAATTTATTTACCGGTCCGATTTTACCAATCTCACAAGTGGGTATTCCGACGGTGGATATCAGTTTTAACAGGTTTTTTGGGGAGATATCGCCATTGTTTTCTAATGTGCAGAATTTGTATTTGAATAATAACCGGTTCACTGGTCAGGTGCCGGCGGTTTTGGTGGACCAGTTATTATCAGCCGGGATGCAGGTTTTGTATGTACAGCATAATTTTCTGACGGGGATTGAGATTAATCCGACGGTGGAAATTCCGGTCAGCAGTTCATTATGTTTGCAGTATAATTGCATGATACCACCGGTTCAGACCGCTTGTCCGTTGAAAGCCGGGAAGCAGAAGAGTAGGCCTACTGATCAATGTGTGGAGTGGAAGGGCCAAAAGGGTGACAAAACAAATAATATTACTGGATAA
- the LOC104101438 gene encoding gibberellin receptor GID1B-like — protein sequence MAGDNEVNAAESKRLVPLNTWILISNFKLAYNMLRRSDGTFNRDLAEFLERKVPANSFPVDGVFSFDVVDRATSLLNRVYRPAPDNEDEWGKVELEKPLSTTEIAPVIVFFHGGSFTHSSANSAIYDTFCRRLVSICKAVVVSVNYRRSPEHRYPCAYDDGWSALKWVKSRPWLRSGKDSEVHVYLAGDSSGGNIAHHVAVRAAENGVEVLGNILLHPMFGGQKRTESEKRLDGKFFVTIQDRDWYWRAYLPQGEDRDHPACNIFGPRGKNLEGVKFPKSLVVVAGLDLVQDWQLAYVKGLQKSGHEVNLLYLKLATIGFYFLPNNDHFRCLMKEITSFIHPNCS from the exons ATGGCAGGTGATAATGAAGTTAACGCTGCTGAATCTAAG AGATTGGTTCCACTTAATACATGGATCCTCATTTCCAATTTCAAACTGGCTTACAACATGCTACGCCGGTCTGATGGCACATTCAATCGCGATTTAGCTGAGTTCTTGGAGCGAAAGGTCCCTGCAAACTCATTTCCAGTTGATGGTGTTTTCTCTTTTGATGTTGTTGATCGGGCGACAAGCTTGCTTAACCGCGTCTATAGACCTGCTCCGGACAATGAGGATGAATGGGGTAAAGTAGAACTTGAGAAACCATTGAGCACCACTGAAATTGCTCCTGTTATTGTGTTCTTTCATGGTGGAAGTTTTACTCATTCCTCAGCTAATAGTGCTATTTATGATACATTCTGTCGTCGCCTTGTTAGCATTTGTAAGGCTGTTGTTGTATCTGTGAACTATAGACGATCTCCTGAGCATCGATACCCTTGTGCATATGATGATGGATGGAGTGCTCTTAAATGGGTAAAGTCAAGGCCGTGGCTTCGGAGTGGGAAAGATTCAGAAGTTCATGTCTACTTGGCTGGTGATAGTTCTGGTGGTAACATTGCTCACCATGTTGCTGTGAGGGCTGCTGAAAACGGGGTCGAGGTATTAGGTAATATTCTCCTTCATCCCATGTTTGGTGGGCAAAAAAGGACTGAATCTGAGAAGAGATTGGATGGGAAATTTTTTGTAACAATTCAAGATAGGGATTGGTATTGGAGAGCATATTTACCACAAGGAGAAGATAGGGACCATCCGGCATGTAATATATTTGGACCTAGAGGTAAAAACCTAGAAGGAGTTAAGTTTCCAAAGAGCCTAGTTGTGGTAGCTGGTTTGGATCTTGTTCAAGATTGGCAATTGGCTTATGTTAAAGGCTTGCAGAAATCAGGGCATGAGGTGAATCTACTATACCTAAAGCTGGCAACGATTGGTTTCTACTTCTTGCCTAATAACGACCATTTTCGCTGCCTAATGAAGGAGATAACCAGCTTCATCCATCCTAACTGTTCATAG